From a region of the Synechococcus sp. PCC 7502 genome:
- the rpmA gene encoding 50S ribosomal protein L27 codes for MAHKKGTGSTRNGRDSNAKRLGVKRYGGETVTAGSIIVRQRGTKIHPGNNVGRGNDDTLYATVEGVVTFERLGKSRKKVSVYPVAPVAIEAA; via the coding sequence ATGGCACACAAAAAAGGTACGGGTAGTACTAGAAACGGACGGGACTCTAACGCTAAGCGTCTAGGCGTAAAACGCTATGGTGGCGAAACTGTTACCGCAGGCAGTATCATCGTGCGACAAAGAGGGACTAAAATCCATCCCGGTAATAACGTAGGACGTGGTAATGATGATACTTTGTATGCCACCGTTGAAGGGGTAGTTACCTTTGAACGTCTGGGTAAATCTCGTAAAAAGGTTAGTGTTTATCCTGTAGCACCAGTTGCGATCGAAGCAGCCTAA
- a CDS encoding site-2 protease family protein, which translates to MKGGIRVGAIWGIPLYIDPSLVLILGLLTIDFSASYTRIAPNLAWLFGLITALLLFTSILLHELGHSLTARANGIGIEAITLNFLGGLTSMKRETQNPGTEFKVAIAGPLVSLALAIVLLWTAFLLQAIQPIISIVALQLGQINLVLGIFNLLPGLPLDGGQVLKAAVWKYTGNYFTGIRVAARSGQVLGWFGILWGFAVSLSSGQFLSGLWLIVLGWFILANAGAYLQLTDLQQALSEITAETAMTRDFRIIDADMSIRQFADEFLLMRESETQPLFFASSNGRDRGMVIPSEIKNSDRQEWVTKTINDITKPIKSLDVVELNTKITEVIKILETKKLRELTVLSRVGSVAGVIDRGDIIRALSQKLNWRISESYIKQIKAEGRFPLNLNLLEIISQIST; encoded by the coding sequence ATGAAAGGTGGCATTCGGGTTGGGGCAATTTGGGGCATTCCCCTCTATATAGACCCATCTTTAGTTTTAATCTTGGGACTATTAACCATAGACTTTAGTGCCTCCTATACGCGTATAGCTCCCAATTTAGCGTGGCTATTTGGACTGATTACCGCCTTATTACTATTTACATCAATTCTTTTACATGAGCTTGGGCATAGCCTCACCGCCAGAGCAAACGGCATCGGGATTGAAGCTATTACCTTAAATTTTTTAGGTGGCTTAACCTCCATGAAAAGGGAAACCCAAAACCCTGGTACTGAATTTAAAGTAGCGATCGCTGGACCATTGGTAAGTTTAGCATTAGCGATAGTTTTACTGTGGACTGCATTTTTGCTCCAAGCTATTCAGCCCATAATTAGCATCGTAGCTTTGCAATTGGGGCAGATTAATTTGGTGCTAGGTATTTTTAATTTATTACCTGGTCTTCCCCTTGATGGTGGACAAGTTCTCAAAGCCGCCGTTTGGAAATATACAGGCAATTATTTTACTGGGATTCGGGTTGCTGCCCGCAGTGGTCAAGTCCTAGGCTGGTTTGGCATTCTCTGGGGTTTTGCTGTTTCCCTAAGTTCAGGGCAGTTTTTATCAGGGCTATGGCTAATAGTTTTAGGCTGGTTTATTCTTGCTAATGCAGGTGCCTATCTTCAGCTTACTGATCTGCAACAGGCTTTATCAGAAATTACGGCAGAAACTGCTATGACCAGAGACTTTCGGATTATAGATGCTGATATGTCTATCCGCCAATTTGCCGATGAATTTTTACTAATGCGGGAATCAGAAACCCAACCATTATTTTTTGCTTCTTCTAACGGACGCGATCGCGGCATGGTAATACCCTCTGAAATCAAAAATAGCGATCGCCAAGAATGGGTAACAAAAACTATCAATGACATTACCAAACCAATTAAATCCTTGGATGTCGTCGAGTTAAATACCAAAATTACAGAGGTAATTAAAATATTAGAAACCAAAAAATTACGAGAACTTACTGTGCTATCAAGGGTTGGTTCTGTAGCAGGCGTAATAGATCGGGGTGATATCATTCGGGCATTGTCTCAAAAGCTCAACTGGCGCATCTCCGAATCCTATATTAAACAAATTAAAGCCGAAGGCAGATTTCCTCTAAATTTAAATCTCCTTGAGATCATCTCTCAAATATCGACATAA
- a CDS encoding photosystem II high light acclimation radical SAM protein encodes MAISNSLQDAYRRILYVRLPCNPIFPIGVVYLADHIHKIAPDVEQCIFDMGTVPPLDFFTALDASIDEFKPNLLVFSWRDIQIYAPVGGRGGNPLQNAFEFYYSLNPIIKLRGALNGLRLFTSYYTELWRNSALIKRGLARAKQYHPEARAMIGGGAVSVFYEQLGTKLPKGTIISVGEGEALLEKLVKGASIESDRCYVAGEQKPRKGLIHEQPAPIEKTACNYNYIESIWSDFNYYFRDRDFFIGVQTKRGCPHNCCYCIYTVIEGKQVRINPADEVVKEMRELYDRGVRNFWFTDAQFIPAKKYIDDAVELLEKVVDSGMTDIHWAAYIRADNLTPRLCELMVQTGMSYFEIGITSGSQELVRKMRMGYNLRVILQNCRDLKSAGFNELVSVNYSFNVIDETFDTIRQTIAYHRELEKIFGADKVEPAIFFIGLQPHTHLEEYAFKNDILKPDYDPMSMMPWTAKKLLWNPEPLGSFFGEVCLQAWQRNENDFGREVMNILEERLGKTELESALVAPVLVKA; translated from the coding sequence ATGGCAATTAGCAATTCCCTTCAGGATGCGTACCGCCGCATTCTCTATGTTAGGCTCCCTTGCAATCCGATATTTCCCATTGGGGTAGTTTATCTTGCCGATCATATTCATAAAATTGCCCCAGATGTAGAGCAATGTATCTTTGATATGGGAACTGTCCCCCCTTTAGATTTTTTCACAGCCCTAGATGCCAGTATTGATGAATTTAAGCCCAATTTGCTAGTATTTTCATGGCGAGATATTCAAATCTATGCGCCGGTGGGTGGACGCGGTGGCAATCCTCTGCAAAATGCCTTTGAGTTTTACTATTCCCTCAATCCCATTATCAAACTTCGTGGAGCCTTAAACGGACTGCGTTTATTTACTTCCTATTACACGGAGCTATGGCGCAATTCTGCTTTGATTAAACGGGGATTAGCACGGGCAAAACAATATCATCCTGAAGCTAGGGCAATGATTGGTGGTGGTGCAGTTAGTGTGTTTTATGAACAATTAGGAACTAAGCTACCCAAAGGTACAATTATCTCGGTTGGTGAAGGGGAAGCTCTTTTAGAAAAATTGGTAAAAGGTGCAAGTATTGAGAGCGATCGCTGCTATGTCGCAGGAGAACAAAAACCTCGAAAAGGTCTAATCCACGAGCAACCCGCCCCGATTGAAAAAACTGCTTGCAATTACAACTATATTGAGTCGATTTGGTCAGACTTTAATTATTATTTCCGCGATCGCGACTTTTTTATTGGAGTGCAAACTAAACGAGGCTGTCCCCATAATTGCTGTTACTGCATTTATACGGTGATTGAGGGCAAACAGGTACGCATAAATCCTGCGGATGAAGTTGTCAAAGAAATGCGAGAACTTTATGATCGGGGCGTACGTAATTTTTGGTTTACCGATGCTCAGTTTATTCCTGCGAAAAAATATATTGATGATGCCGTAGAACTTTTAGAAAAAGTCGTTGATTCGGGGATGACCGATATTCATTGGGCAGCATATATTCGGGCGGATAATTTGACCCCAAGACTATGTGAACTGATGGTACAAACGGGCATGAGCTACTTTGAAATCGGTATTACCAGTGGCTCCCAAGAGTTAGTACGAAAAATGCGGATGGGTTATAACCTCCGAGTTATTCTGCAAAACTGTCGTGATCTGAAGTCGGCGGGATTTAATGAATTGGTATCTGTGAATTATTCATTTAATGTAATTGATGAAACCTTTGATACTATTCGCCAAACCATTGCCTATCATCGGGAATTAGAAAAAATATTTGGTGCCGATAAAGTGGAGCCAGCTATCTTTTTCATTGGCTTACAACCCCATACCCATCTAGAGGAATATGCTTTTAAAAATGATATCCTCAAGCCTGACTATGACCCTATGAGTATGATGCCTTGGACAGCTAAAAAATTATTGTGGAACCCCGAACCCTTGGGATCATTTTTTGGCGAAGTATGTCTACAAGCTTGGCAACGAAATGAAAATGATTTTGGACGAGAGGTAATGAATATCTTAGAAGAGCGTTTAGGTAAAACTGAGTTGGAGTCAGCCTTAGTTGCGCCAGTTTTGGTTAAAGCTTAA
- the larB gene encoding nickel pincer cofactor biosynthesis protein LarB gives MSENLSNLLQAVAIGEISPQEALQKLQYLNFEPVSDFAKIDHHRSLRTGFPEVVFGLGKTPDQIIAIMKVLYAKSGQAIATKISSSVHSQIQPFLPDLQYSAIAQICYLGEVQSNQKGKIAIISAGTADLPIAEEAALTAELCGFTVQRLWDVGVAGIHRLWQHQHLLTTADVLIVVAGMEGALPSVVAGLVSCPVIAVPASVGYGANFNGIAPLLTMLNSCATGIGVVNIDNGFGAAILAGKILKLGK, from the coding sequence ATGTCCGAAAACCTCAGTAACCTCCTGCAAGCCGTAGCGATCGGAGAAATTTCGCCCCAAGAGGCTCTGCAAAAGCTGCAATATCTCAACTTTGAGCCAGTTAGTGATTTTGCCAAAATCGATCACCATCGGTCATTACGCACTGGGTTTCCTGAGGTGGTATTTGGGTTAGGTAAAACTCCCGATCAAATTATTGCCATTATGAAAGTTTTATACGCTAAAAGCGGACAGGCGATCGCTACCAAAATTAGCTCTTCGGTACATAGTCAAATTCAACCATTTTTACCAGACTTACAATACTCGGCGATCGCTCAGATTTGTTATCTAGGAGAAGTTCAATCTAATCAAAAGGGGAAAATTGCAATTATCAGTGCAGGAACTGCCGATTTACCCATTGCCGAAGAAGCTGCCCTGACGGCAGAATTATGTGGTTTCACGGTTCAAAGGCTTTGGGATGTGGGAGTAGCGGGAATCCATCGTCTGTGGCAACACCAGCATCTATTAACAACGGCAGATGTATTAATTGTGGTGGCGGGAATGGAAGGAGCTTTACCTAGTGTGGTGGCAGGCTTGGTTAGCTGTCCCGTGATTGCTGTACCTGCTAGTGTTGGCTATGGGGCAAATTTTAATGGCATTGCGCCTCTTTTAACTATGCTGAATTCCTGTGCCACTGGTATTGGAGTGGTGAATATTGACAATGGGTTTGGAGCCGCAATTTTAGCAGGGAAAATCCTAAAGCTAGGCAAATGA